Below is a window of Staphylococcus succinus DNA.
AGTTTATTAAAATTTGAACGAATGTGTTGATCATCTATCAAATAAAGATTCTATTTTATAATTACTATATTACTTCAAAGTTAATCTATTTATAATTTAATGGTATTTTATAATGCAAACGCTATAAACAAACACTGATTTCATGTATAATTAAATAGAGAGCGAGGTGATAGAGTGATTTCTTTGAGTAGTATACATAATATCTTTTCGTCCAACTTTATTGAAAATAATAGCTGGATAGATAACGCAGCAAACCTAATTGTCAATCCGTTTATCACTTTAATTTTAACTTGTATTATTTTTATGGGTTTTTTATATCAATTATATTCAAATAAAATCAATCTTGTAGGGATTATTGCTACATTAGCCTTATTAATTTTCTTCTTAGGCTTTTTTGTAAAAGGAGATGTTAATTTTTATTCGGTAGTTTTATTTGGAGTTGGGGTTATATTTATAATAATTGAACTTTTTGTCGTAGGTGCAATTATTGGTATTATAGGTATGGGCCTTATCGTTTTCAGTATTATTACATTAGGTGACAATTTAGTTTTTATGATTGCCAATGTTGTCGTAGCATTAATATTATCAATCATAGAATGGGTGGTACTTGTGAGAATATTTAAGCGAAATATTCCATTTTTAGATAAAGTTGTTTTAAAAGATTCTACAAATGCAGAGGCAGGCTACACTTCACATGAAGATCGCTCTCATTTAGTTGGGCAAACTGCTACAACGTCTACAGATTTAAGACCAGCAGGAATCATTACATACAATGATGAACGTATTGACGCAGTTTCTGATGGGTCATTTATTTTACGGAATAAAGAAGTGACCATATTAGAAGTTGAAGGTACTAGAGTTGTTGTAAGAGAAAACGAATCATAAAGGAGAGAAAGTATGATCGGATTAATTATTATTGTCGCTATAGTAGTAATAGCACTTTTATTACTATTTTCATTCGTTCCAGTGGGCTTATGGATTTCAGCAATTGCTGCTGGAGTAAAAGTAGGTATTGGAACATTAGTTGGTATGAGACTGCGTAGAGTTTCTCCACGTAGAGTAATCTCGCCATTAATCAAAGCACACAAAGCTGGTTTGAATTTAACTACAAACCAATTGGAATCACATTATTTAGCTGGAGGTAATGTTGATCGAGTTGTTGATGCGAACATCGCAGCGCAAAGAGCTGATATCAATTTACCGTTTGAACGTGGCGCAGCTATTGATTTAGCTGGTCGTGATGTATTAGAAGCTGTGCAGATGTCAGTTAATCCAAAAGTTATAGAAACACCATTTATTGCTGGTGTAGCTATGAATGGTATCGAAGTAAAAGCTAAGGCGCGTATTACTGTACGTGCTAACATCGCTCGTTTAGTCGGTGGTGCTGGTGAAGAAACAATTATTGCCCGTGTAGGTGAAGGTATTGTATCTACAATAGGTTCTAGTGAACACCATACACAAGTTTTAGAAAACCCTGATAACATTTCTAAAACTGTTTTAAGTAAAGGCCTAGATTCTGGTACAGCATTTGAAATTTTATCTATCGATATTGCTGATGTAGACATTAGTAAAAATATTGGTGCAGATTTACAAACTGAACAAGCACTTGCAGATAAAAATATCGCCCAAGCTAAAGCGGAAGAGCGTAGAGCAATGGCTGTTGCACAAGAACAAGAAATGAAAGCGAAAGTTCAAGAAATGCGTTCTAAAGTTGTAGAAGCAGAAGCAGAAGTACCACTCGCGATGGCTGAAGCACTACGTTCAGGTAATCTTGGTGTTAAAGATTACTACAATTTAAAAAATATCGAAGCAGATACAGGTATGAGAAATTCAATTAACGAACGAACAAATCAAGAAGATGATGAATCACCGGATAAATAATTAGGGGTGATTAAATGAATATAGGTATTATTATCTTTGTAATATCTGTAATAGTAACAATTATTGGTGCTATTAATGACAAAAGCCACAAAGAAAGACAAAACCAAAAACCACCAGTAAACAAACAACCTAATAATCGTGGCGGACGACCTGAAAAACGTGGTTTTCTTGAAGAAATAGGAAAAACATTCAAAGAAATAGAAAAGCAAATGAATGAAGGACCTACAATGAAAGAAGAGCGTCCAGCACAACCAACTAAACCAGTTGAGACACGTGTAGAAAAAATGGAAACGTCAGAGCCACGAACATCTCAAAGAACAACTAGAACAGACAACCAAACTGAAGCTGAAAAAGAAAAAATGTCGAAGCAACAACAAAATTCAGAATTACAGAGACAACTTGAAGCTGACCTGGTAGGCAAACTACAAAATGTACGTACTGAAATAGATCGTGAAAACGAAAAAAAATTACAAAGAACTGAAAGAAAAGCGCGTGCAATTATTGCAGATAAAAATTTGTCTGAAAAAGCTAAGCGTTATCGTTTAAAACAGTTAATGAATGCGCACGCTATACAAAGTTCAGGTACAAATGAACGTTTGAGATTTGATGAAGATGAGGTTGTGAATGGTATTATTTGGTCAGAAATATTAGATAGACCCAAAAAACTGTAATATATAATAGGTCTTTAAAAGAACACCATACAAAGTCAGTAATTATAGACTTTGTGTGGTGTTTTTAATTTAAATAATAATGTCATTCGTTTACACCGAAAAATATATAAATATTAGCATGAAAAGTAAAGCTTAATTGAATTTGTATACATATATGTAAAATAGTTGTTAAATTTAATGAATATATCTCGATTTAAAAACTCTTTGAAATAATAAATAGACAATTCGTGATATAATAGGTATGTAAATACAATAGTTTTTTCGAGTAAATACATTATCGTATTGCTAGAAAATGCTACGCTAGTGAATAATAATTTTTGTAACTTAAAATCTAATAAGATAAAATAAGATGAATCGAATATATTTGTAAAGGAGCACATATATGCCTGGTATTATTCAAATAAATGACATCAATGAAGCTCAAGCGCTCATTGGTAATAACGACGAACACCTTAAAGCAATTGAGGAAGGGTTTGATGTCATTGTACATGCTCGAGGTCAAGAAATTGCTGTAAAAGGTGAAGTAATCGAGGATGTAGAAAAAGCAGAATCAGTACTCATTAATCTTTTGAAAGTAATTCAACAAGGTGTTTCGATTTCTATAAAAGATGTTGAAGCGGCTATTAAAATGGCGAAAAATGGGACGATTCAATACTTATTAGATTTATATGATGATGAAATTACTAAAGATGCATTTGGTAAGACTATTCGTGCTAAGACAATGGGACAACGTTTATACGTAAATGCAATGCATCATAACGATTTGGTATTTGGCGTTGGACCAGCAGGAACAGGAAAAACATTCTTAGCGGTTGTCTATGCTGCCAAACAATTGCGTAAAGGAAATGTAAAGCGTATTGTGCTGACAAGACCTGCAGTGGAAGCTGGAGAGTCCTTAGGTTTCTTACCTGGGGATTTAAAAGAAAAGGTAGATCCTTATTTACGTCCGTTATATGATGGGTTGAATACTGTTTTAGGTAGAGAACAGACAGCCAGATTTATAGATAGAGGAATAATCGAGATCGCACCTTTAGCTTATATGAGAGGCAGAACGTTAGATGATGCGTTTGTGATATTAGATGAAGCACAAAATACGACACACGCTCAAATGAAAATGTTTTTAACTCGACTAGGTTTTGGTTCAAAAATGGTAGTGACGGGTGACCATACGCAAATAGATTTACCTAAAGGCGTAAAAAGTGGACTCAAAGAAGCTATAAAGAAACTTAAAGATGTTAAAGGGCTAAGTATTCATCATTTAGATCAAAGTGATGTTGTACGTCATCCATTAGTAAGTAAAATTATTGATCGTTACGAGGGAGAGGAGTAAATGTTTACTATAGATTTTAGTGATCATACAGATTTAGTAAAACAAGAATGGTTTGAACAAATAGATAGCCTTCTGACATTCGCAAAAACACAGGAAAATATTGATGGTGAAGCAGAACTTTCAGTTACCTTTGTGGATAAAGTAGAAATTCAAGAAATAAATAAAATGTATCGTGATAAAGACAAAGTAACGGATGTTATTTCTTTTGCTTTAGAAGAAGATGAACCTGAAATTACGGGGCTTGACATGCCAAGAGTATTGGGCGATATTATTATTTGTACTGATGTTGCGAATGAACAAGCAGAATCTTATGGACATTCTTTTGAAAGAGAACTCGGTTTCCTTGCGCTACATGGATTCTTACATTTATTAGGCTACGATCATATGAATGAGCAAGATGAAAAAGAAATGTTTGGTCGCCAAGACCGAATTCTAAACGCATATGGATTAACGAGAGATTAGAGGCACATATGAAACGATTTAATTATGCATTACAAGGTATGCACGTGCTATTAAACAAAGACAATAAATTTTTGTTGCATTTAATAAGTGCACTCATTGTAGTTATCTGTGGCGTATGGTTTGGTATATCGCGTGTAGATTGGATTTTCATAATCTTAGCCATTGGGATTGTCCTTGCCTTCGAAGCGATAAATACAGCATTAGAATACGTGGTTGATTTAGTGACAGATGATTATCATATTTTGGCAAAAAAAGCTAAAGATGTTGCAGCTTTTAGCGTAATGATTGTATCCGCTATTGCATTTGCTATAGGCCTTTTAATATTTCTGCCATATGTATTTTAAATATATAGAAATTTTTCATAAAGTTATTTTCCAAAAGTACTAAACTATTAAATATTAACACTGAATGGGAGAGATTAACTGTGGGATATCAACCACATTATTTAACAGAAGTTAGAACTGCACAAGCCAATGCTTACGCACCTTATAGTAATTTCAAAGTGGGCGCTTATTTGCGGACGAAAGATGGAAAGGCATTTCACGGTGCCAATGTCGAAAATGCAGCATATCCAATGGCTATTTGTGCAGAAAGATCTAGTTTAGTATCTGCAATATCAGAAGGCTATAAGCCAGGTGATTTTGAGTCAATCACTATTACTGTTGATGCGGATAAACCATCTTCACCATGTGGTGCATGTCGTCAATTTATGAAAGAACTCTGTGATGATGACATGCCCGTATATATGACAAATCAAAATGGAGATTTAATAGAATCGACGGTGGGGGATTTATTACCACTAGGATTCTCTGGAAAGGATTTAAATTAATGACAGCACATAAATCAGGATTTATATCAATAATAGGCAGACCCAATGTTGGGAAATCTACTTTTGTGAACCGTGTAATCGGTCATAAAATAGCAATCATGTCTGATAAAGCGCAAACGACAAGAAATAAAATACAGGGCGTTATGACACAAGACGATGCTCAAATCATATTTTTAGATACACCAGGTATTCATAAACCTAAACACAAACTAGGCGATTATATGATGAATGTTGCTAAAAATACACTATCTGAAATAGACGCGATTATGTTTATGGTCAATGTTAATGAAGATATTGGTCGAGGTGATGAATTTATCATGGATATGCTGAAATCAATTAAAACGCCGGTGTTTTTAGTATTAAATAAAATTGATTTAGTTCATCCAGATGAACTTATGCCAAGAATCGAAAAATATAAAAAGTATATGGACTTCACAGAAATAGTGCCGATTTCTGCACTTGAAGGTTTGAACGTAGACCACTTTATTGGTGTATTAAAATCATATTTACCTGAAGGACCTAAGTATTACCCTGATGATCAAATTTCAGATCACCCTGAGCAGTTTGTCGTTGGGGAACTCATCCGTGAAAAAATATTACACTTAACGAGTGAAGAAATTCCTCATGCTATCGGTGTCAATGTGGATCGTATGATTAAAGAGGATGAAGATAGAGTGAGAATTGAGGCTACGATTTATGTAGAAAGAGATTCTCAAAAAGGTATTGTAATTGGTAAAGGCGGTAAAAAACTTAAAGAAGTCGGTAAACGCGCTAGACAAGATATTGAAAGATTATTAGGGTCTAAAGTTTACTTAGAACTATGGGTAAAAGTACAAAAAGATTGGCGTAATAAAGTGAATTTCATTCGTCAAATGGGTTATTTAGAAGATCAAGACTAATTCGAGAGTCGGTGAGCTAATGTGTTAATCAAACAAAAAGGTATTATTATAAAAACGGTTGATTATGGCGAATCCGATAAAATTGTTACGATTCTAAATGAATTTGGCGCGAAAGTGCCATTAATGGTCCGAAGAGCTAAAAAAAGCAAGAGCGGCTTACAAGCTAATACACAATTATTTGTGTATGGCTTGTTTATTTATTCTAAGTGGAAAGGAATGGGGACATTGAGTTCTGTTGATGTAATAGAACAAAACTATCATCTCCGCCTAGATATATATGAAAGCAGCTTTGCCAGCTTATGTACAGAAGTAATAGATCGGTCTATTGAGCATGAGGAAGTATCACAATATAGTTATGACTTATTGCATTTCATTTTAGAGAAAATTAAAGAGGGTGTGTCTGCTCAACTTATGTCAGTGCTCGCCTTATTAAAATGTATGACAAAATTTGGATTTAACGCTATTTTTGATAAATGTATTGTGACAGGTAATACAAGTCAATCTGATTTAATCGGTTATAGTTTTAAGTTTGGTGGCGCCATATCTGAAAGCGCAAGATATGAAGATCCTCACGCCCTTATTTTATCTAATAAAACCCTGTATCTTTTAGATATCTTACAAAAATTACCAATTCATCAGATGAGTACGCTACGTATACATGATCATATCGTTGATGAGATGTCTGAATTAATGCTTATGTTATACAGTGAATATGCTGGAATGTATTTTAAAAGTCAGAAATTAATAAACCAATTACTTAGATTAGATCATCTTTCTTAATTGATTTAAAATATGAGATAGCGTAATGAAATATGAAGTTTTTTGTTCAACATAAAAGTGCAGTTCGTATAAAACGGGCTGCACTTTTATAATTTCATTTATTCATTAAGTTCATGATTAAAAAAAGCTGATAGATGACCATATGGTCACTCTATCAGCTTTTAATATGATATCAAGTTAAATTAGAATTTAACTTTTTCAGTTAAAAATGCTTCTAATTCTGAAATTGGCATACGTACTTGTTCCATTGAATCACGATCACGTACAGTAACCTGTTGATCTTCTAATGAATCAAAGTCAAACGTAATACAATATGGTGTACCAACTTCATCTTGACGACGGTAACGTTTACCAATTGATTGAGACTCATCAAAATCAATTGAGAAGTTAGCGCTTAATTGTTCAAATACTTTAATCGCTTCGCCAGATAATTTCTTGCTTAATGGCAATACTGCTGCTTTATATGGTGCTAATGCTGGATGGAAACGTAAAACTGTTCTAGCTTCTTTGCTTCCTTCAACACCTTCTTCATCATAGGCATCACATAAAAATGCTAATGTTACACGGTCAGCACCTAAAGATGGCTCTATACAATAAGGGATATATTTTTCGCCTGTCTCTTGGTCATGATATTGGAAATCTTCACCAGAGTGCTCACTGTGTTTTTTCAAGTCAAAGTCTGTACGACTTGCAATACCCCATAATTCTCCCCAACCAAATGGGAAGCGGTATTCGATATCTGTTGTAGCGTTAGAGTAATGAGATAGCTCATCATCGTCATGGTCACGTAAACGTGTATACGCTTCGCTTAAATGTAAGTCTTTTAACCATTGGCTAGCATAGTTCTTCCAATAATTTTGCCATTCAATTTCTTCACCAGGTTTACAGAAGAATTCTAACTCCATTTGTTCGAATTCACGTGTTCTGAAGATAAAATTGCCAGGTGTAATTTCATTACGGAAAGATTTACCGATTTGTCCAATACCAAATGGTAATTTTTTACGCATCGTACGTTGAACATTTTTATAGTTTACAAAAATACCTTGAGCAGTTTCAGGGCGTAGGAAAATTTCATTTGTTGAATCTTCAGTCACACCTTGGAATGTTTTGAACATCAAATTGAATTGACGAATATCTGTCCAATTTGCAGTTCCACTTACAGGACAAACGATACCTTCTTCATCAATGATGCGTTTCATTTCATCAAAGCTAAGACCATCAGCTACAAAGTTTTCATCACCTTTAACATTTAACATGTGATCTTCGATGATTTTATCAGCACGATAACGTATTTTACTATCTTTGTTATCGATCATTGGATCATTAAAGTTACCTAAATGACCAGAAGCTTCCCAAGTTTTTGGATTCATTAAAATAGCCGCATCTATACCAACGTTGTATGGAGATTGCGTGATGAATTTTTGCCACCATGCTTTTTTTACATTATTTTTTAGTTCTACACCTAGAGGGCCGTAATCCCATGTGTTTGATAAACCACCATAAATTTCACTACCAGGGAATACAAAACCTCTATGTTTCGCTAATTGGACAATTGTTTCCATATCTTTTGCCATTATAAAATACACTCCTTTTTTACATAAAAACGCCCCAAGACAAAGAAATGAGCCTAAAAGCTCTATCAAAGTCTTGGGACGAGTTAATCTTTTTAATCACATATGTAATATGTGCTTATTTGAAAATTTCTTGTTAACCCGCGGTTCCACCCAAATTAGTGTGTACACTCGCTTTTGATAATCATTTAATTGTGGCCATTGTTACTTGTTAAGCTTGCACCATCCTTAACTCGCTTCAAATATAATTTTAATGTATTGATGGTTTATAAGCAAGTAAATATATGTATTTGTAGCAATTAAAAATTCAATGTATAATTGAGAAGAATGAGTAAAGGGGTGAAGTCGTATAGAACTGAGTAAAAGGCAACAACAAATAGTTGAGATTGTCAAAAACAATGGACCTATTACAGGTGAGCACATCGCAGAACGACTGAGTTTGACACGTGCCACTTTGAGACCTGATTTAGCGATTCTTACTATGTCGGGAATTCTGGAAGCAAGACCACGTGTAGGTTACTATTATTCAGGTAAACCGAAAAATAAATTGATTGCTGATCAATTAAAACAATATATTGTAAAAGATTACGCGTCACATCCAGTTGTAGTAAAAAGTGAAATGACTATTTATGATGCGATATGTACTATATTTTTAGAGGATGTAAGCACATTATTCGTCATTAATAATGATGGAGATTTTATGGGCGTTTGTTCCCGTAAAGATTTGTTAAGGGCGTCTATGATTGGCGAAGATATACACACTATGCCTGTAAATATAATTATGACACGCATGCCTAACTTACACTTTGTACTTGAAGACGAGAGAGTTATACATGCTGCAAATCTTATGATAGAAAAGGAAATAGATTCCTTGCCTATTGTGACAAAAAAAGAGAATGGTAAATATGAAGTGAAAGGTCGCGTCTCTAAAACGACAATTAGTAAGATTTTTGTATCATTATTTAACGAATAGGTGGTTAATATATATGGAAAATATTAAAATTATAGTCGCATCTGACTCAGTAGGAGAAACAGCTGAATTAGTAGCTAGAGCATGTATTTCACAATTCAATCCAAACCAATGTGATAGTGAAATAAGTAGATATCCTTATATTGAATCTTTGGAAAATGTTGATGAAGTGATACAGGTGGCGAAAGATACAGATGCCATTGTTGTTTATACGTTAGTTAAACCCGAAATAAGAAAGTATATGGAAGAAAAATTAAAAGAACTTGAAGTGAAATCTGTAGATATCATGGGCCCTCTGATGAATATCTTACTAGATAAAATAGATGATCAACCTTATTTTGAGCCGGGGTTAGTTCATCAATTAGATGAAGCCTATTTCAAAAAAATTGATGCCATTGAGTTTGCAGTAAAGTATGATGATGGTAAAGACCCTAAAGGTTTATCAAAAGCTGATATCGTATTATTAGGTATCTCTCGAACTTCAAAAACACCTTTATCTCAGTATCTTGCACATAAAAGTTACAAGGTGATGAATATTCCTATTGTCCCTGAGGTTACACCACCGGATGAATTATTTAATACAGATGCTTCAAAGTGTATTGCCTTAAAAATAAGTGAAGAAAAGTTAAATAAAATTCGTAAGGAGCGTTTAAAGCAATTAGGCCTTGGTGATAGCGCGAGGTATGCTACAGAACAGAGAATCGAAGAAGAACTCAATTATTTTCATGAATTAGTTGATAAAATTGGTTGTCCGATTATTGATGTATCAGACAAAGCAATAGAAGAAACTGCTAATGATATTATCAGTATTATTGAGCAAAATAGTTTTAAAAAATAAAGGAAACAATTATAATATTATGACTAATATTTTATAGGTGATTAATTTGCGAATCGAACAATCAACAATAAACGAAATAAAAGATAAGACTGACATACTCGATCTCGTAAGTGAGTATGTGAAATTAGAAAAAAGAGGGCGTAATTATATTGGCTTATGCCCTTTTCATGATGAAAAAACGCCTTCTTTTACTGTTTCAGAAGATAAACAAATATGTCATTGCTTTGGCTGTAAAAAAGGGGGGAATGTCTTTCAGTTTACACAAGAAATCAAAGATATTCCTTTTACAGAAGCGGTCAAAGAACTAGGTGAACGGGTAAATATTAAAGTAGAGACAGACACTCACTCAGCTAATAACGAAGCCACGCACCAAGTTGCCTCTGAAGATTTGCAAATGATTGAAATGCATGAACTCATGCAAGAATATTATCACTATGCATTAAAGAAAACAGTCGAAGGTGAAGCAGCGTTAAACTATTTAAAAGAACGTGGGTTTACAGATGCGCTTATCGATGCACGAAAAATTGGTTACGCGCCTAATACATCACATTTCTGCCATGACTTTTTACAAAAAAAAGGCTATGATATCCAATTAGCATATGAAGCGGGTCTGTTATCTAGAAATGAGGAGAACTTTAGTTACTACGATCGGTTTAGAGATCGTATCATGTTTCCTTTAAATAATGCTCAAGGAAGAACGGTAGGTTATTCTGGTAGAACATATACAAACCAAGAACCTAAATATTTAAATAGTCCAGAAACACCTATTTTCCAAAAACGTAGACTTCTTTATAATGTAGACC
It encodes the following:
- a CDS encoding NfeD family protein, with translation MHNIFSSNFIENNSWIDNAANLIVNPFITLILTCIIFMGFLYQLYSNKINLVGIIATLALLIFFLGFFVKGDVNFYSVVLFGVGVIFIIIELFVVGAIIGIIGMGLIVFSIITLGDNLVFMIANVVVALILSIIEWVVLVRIFKRNIPFLDKVVLKDSTNAEAGYTSHEDRSHLVGQTATTSTDLRPAGIITYNDERIDAVSDGSFILRNKEVTILEVEGTRVVVRENES
- the floA gene encoding flotillin-like protein FloA (flotillin-like protein involved in membrane lipid rafts), yielding MIGLIIIVAIVVIALLLLFSFVPVGLWISAIAAGVKVGIGTLVGMRLRRVSPRRVISPLIKAHKAGLNLTTNQLESHYLAGGNVDRVVDANIAAQRADINLPFERGAAIDLAGRDVLEAVQMSVNPKVIETPFIAGVAMNGIEVKAKARITVRANIARLVGGAGEETIIARVGEGIVSTIGSSEHHTQVLENPDNISKTVLSKGLDSGTAFEILSIDIADVDISKNIGADLQTEQALADKNIAQAKAEERRAMAVAQEQEMKAKVQEMRSKVVEAEAEVPLAMAEALRSGNLGVKDYYNLKNIEADTGMRNSINERTNQEDDESPDK
- a CDS encoding PhoH family protein — its product is MPGIIQINDINEAQALIGNNDEHLKAIEEGFDVIVHARGQEIAVKGEVIEDVEKAESVLINLLKVIQQGVSISIKDVEAAIKMAKNGTIQYLLDLYDDEITKDAFGKTIRAKTMGQRLYVNAMHHNDLVFGVGPAGTGKTFLAVVYAAKQLRKGNVKRIVLTRPAVEAGESLGFLPGDLKEKVDPYLRPLYDGLNTVLGREQTARFIDRGIIEIAPLAYMRGRTLDDAFVILDEAQNTTHAQMKMFLTRLGFGSKMVVTGDHTQIDLPKGVKSGLKEAIKKLKDVKGLSIHHLDQSDVVRHPLVSKIIDRYEGEE
- the ybeY gene encoding rRNA maturation RNase YbeY, yielding MFTIDFSDHTDLVKQEWFEQIDSLLTFAKTQENIDGEAELSVTFVDKVEIQEINKMYRDKDKVTDVISFALEEDEPEITGLDMPRVLGDIIICTDVANEQAESYGHSFERELGFLALHGFLHLLGYDHMNEQDEKEMFGRQDRILNAYGLTRD
- a CDS encoding diacylglycerol kinase family protein; protein product: MKRFNYALQGMHVLLNKDNKFLLHLISALIVVICGVWFGISRVDWIFIILAIGIVLAFEAINTALEYVVDLVTDDYHILAKKAKDVAAFSVMIVSAIAFAIGLLIFLPYVF
- the cdd gene encoding cytidine deaminase, with product MGYQPHYLTEVRTAQANAYAPYSNFKVGAYLRTKDGKAFHGANVENAAYPMAICAERSSLVSAISEGYKPGDFESITITVDADKPSSPCGACRQFMKELCDDDMPVYMTNQNGDLIESTVGDLLPLGFSGKDLN
- the era gene encoding GTPase Era; protein product: MTAHKSGFISIIGRPNVGKSTFVNRVIGHKIAIMSDKAQTTRNKIQGVMTQDDAQIIFLDTPGIHKPKHKLGDYMMNVAKNTLSEIDAIMFMVNVNEDIGRGDEFIMDMLKSIKTPVFLVLNKIDLVHPDELMPRIEKYKKYMDFTEIVPISALEGLNVDHFIGVLKSYLPEGPKYYPDDQISDHPEQFVVGELIREKILHLTSEEIPHAIGVNVDRMIKEDEDRVRIEATIYVERDSQKGIVIGKGGKKLKEVGKRARQDIERLLGSKVYLELWVKVQKDWRNKVNFIRQMGYLEDQD
- the recO gene encoding DNA repair protein RecO, whose protein sequence is MLIKQKGIIIKTVDYGESDKIVTILNEFGAKVPLMVRRAKKSKSGLQANTQLFVYGLFIYSKWKGMGTLSSVDVIEQNYHLRLDIYESSFASLCTEVIDRSIEHEEVSQYSYDLLHFILEKIKEGVSAQLMSVLALLKCMTKFGFNAIFDKCIVTGNTSQSDLIGYSFKFGGAISESARYEDPHALILSNKTLYLLDILQKLPIHQMSTLRIHDHIVDEMSELMLMLYSEYAGMYFKSQKLINQLLRLDHLS
- a CDS encoding glycine--tRNA ligase; translated protein: MAKDMETIVQLAKHRGFVFPGSEIYGGLSNTWDYGPLGVELKNNVKKAWWQKFITQSPYNVGIDAAILMNPKTWEASGHLGNFNDPMIDNKDSKIRYRADKIIEDHMLNVKGDENFVADGLSFDEMKRIIDEEGIVCPVSGTANWTDIRQFNLMFKTFQGVTEDSTNEIFLRPETAQGIFVNYKNVQRTMRKKLPFGIGQIGKSFRNEITPGNFIFRTREFEQMELEFFCKPGEEIEWQNYWKNYASQWLKDLHLSEAYTRLRDHDDDELSHYSNATTDIEYRFPFGWGELWGIASRTDFDLKKHSEHSGEDFQYHDQETGEKYIPYCIEPSLGADRVTLAFLCDAYDEEGVEGSKEARTVLRFHPALAPYKAAVLPLSKKLSGEAIKVFEQLSANFSIDFDESQSIGKRYRRQDEVGTPYCITFDFDSLEDQQVTVRDRDSMEQVRMPISELEAFLTEKVKF
- a CDS encoding helix-turn-helix transcriptional regulator produces the protein MELSKRQQQIVEIVKNNGPITGEHIAERLSLTRATLRPDLAILTMSGILEARPRVGYYYSGKPKNKLIADQLKQYIVKDYASHPVVVKSEMTIYDAICTIFLEDVSTLFVINNDGDFMGVCSRKDLLRASMIGEDIHTMPVNIIMTRMPNLHFVLEDERVIHAANLMIEKEIDSLPIVTKKENGKYEVKGRVSKTTISKIFVSLFNE
- a CDS encoding pyruvate, water dikinase regulatory protein, with product MENIKIIVASDSVGETAELVARACISQFNPNQCDSEISRYPYIESLENVDEVIQVAKDTDAIVVYTLVKPEIRKYMEEKLKELEVKSVDIMGPLMNILLDKIDDQPYFEPGLVHQLDEAYFKKIDAIEFAVKYDDGKDPKGLSKADIVLLGISRTSKTPLSQYLAHKSYKVMNIPIVPEVTPPDELFNTDASKCIALKISEEKLNKIRKERLKQLGLGDSARYATEQRIEEELNYFHELVDKIGCPIIDVSDKAIEETANDIISIIEQNSFKK